In the Deinococcus ficus genome, one interval contains:
- the rplA gene encoding 50S ribosomal protein L1 — protein MPKHGKRYKALVGKVDRDKQYTIDEAAALVKEIATAKFDETVEVHFRLGIDPRKSDQNVRGTVALPHGTGRTVRVAVITKGENVQAAEAAGADVVGSEDLIERIAGGFMDFDAVVATPDMMAQIGQKLARLLGPRGLLPNPKSGTVGPDVSGMVKGLKAGRIEFRNDKTGVVHAPIGKASFDAGNLSANFGALLSALEAAKPGSAKGTFLRSAYLTTTMGPSIPLTLSSGAQA, from the coding sequence ATGCCTAAGCACGGCAAGCGTTACAAGGCCCTGGTGGGCAAGGTCGACCGCGACAAGCAGTACACCATTGACGAAGCCGCTGCGCTGGTCAAGGAGATCGCCACGGCGAAGTTCGACGAGACCGTCGAAGTGCACTTCCGCCTCGGCATCGATCCCCGCAAGAGCGACCAGAACGTGCGCGGCACCGTCGCGCTGCCCCACGGCACCGGCCGCACCGTGCGCGTCGCCGTGATCACCAAGGGTGAGAACGTGCAGGCCGCCGAGGCCGCTGGCGCCGACGTGGTCGGCAGCGAGGACCTGATCGAGCGCATCGCCGGCGGGTTCATGGACTTCGACGCCGTCGTGGCGACCCCTGACATGATGGCCCAGATCGGCCAGAAGCTCGCCCGTCTGCTCGGGCCGCGCGGCCTGCTGCCCAACCCCAAGAGCGGCACCGTGGGTCCCGACGTGAGCGGCATGGTCAAGGGCCTCAAGGCCGGCCGGATCGAGTTCCGCAACGACAAGACCGGCGTCGTGCACGCCCCCATCGGCAAGGCCAGCTTCGACGCAGGCAACCTCAGCGCGAACTTCGGTGCGCTGCTGAGCGCCCTGGAAGCCGCCAAACCCGGCAGCGCCAAGGGCACCTTCCTGCGCAGCGCGTACCTGACCACCACCATGGGCCCCAGCATTCCGCTGACCCTGAGCAGCGGCGCCCAGGCGTAA
- the rplK gene encoding 50S ribosomal protein L11, producing MKKVMGIVKLQLPAGKATPAPPVGPALGQYGANIMEFTKAFNAQTADKGDAIIPVEITIFADRSFTFITKTPPMSYLIRKAAGLQKGSATPNKAKVGKLNWDQVLEIAKTKMPDLNAGSVEAAANTVAGTARSMGVTIEGAPNA from the coding sequence ATGAAGAAAGTCATGGGAATTGTCAAGCTGCAACTCCCGGCAGGGAAGGCCACGCCGGCCCCCCCCGTCGGTCCCGCCCTCGGTCAGTACGGCGCGAACATCATGGAGTTCACCAAGGCGTTCAACGCCCAGACCGCCGACAAGGGCGACGCGATCATCCCGGTGGAAATCACCATCTTCGCGGACCGCAGCTTCACGTTCATCACCAAAACCCCCCCCATGAGCTACCTGATCCGCAAGGCCGCCGGCCTGCAGAAGGGCAGCGCGACCCCCAACAAGGCCAAGGTCGGCAAGCTCAACTGGGACCAGGTTCTGGAAATCGCCAAGACCAAGATGCCCGACCTGAACGCCGGCAGCGTTGAAGCCGCCGCGAACACGGTCGCCGGCACCGCCCGCAGCATGGGCGTGACCATCGAGGGGGCCCCGAATGCCTAA
- the nusG gene encoding transcription termination/antitermination protein NusG, with protein MSIEWYAVHTYVGQEDRVQQHLMERATKLGMRGTKIFQVLQPKEKAVELREGGKKEEVERLLFPGYVFVQMDVEDDDAPGELGESWEVVRGTSGVTGFVGTATRPVPLSPEEVERLLASVGVARQPVQEEVSAPRVKIDLKAGDMVRVTSGPFADFSGVVSEVNIPQAKVKVLVSIFGRETPVELDFSQVSK; from the coding sequence GTGAGCATCGAGTGGTACGCCGTGCACACCTACGTGGGTCAGGAAGACCGCGTGCAGCAGCACCTGATGGAACGCGCCACCAAGCTCGGCATGCGCGGCACCAAGATCTTCCAGGTGCTTCAGCCCAAGGAAAAAGCTGTCGAGCTGCGCGAGGGCGGCAAGAAGGAAGAGGTCGAGCGCCTGCTCTTCCCCGGGTACGTCTTCGTGCAGATGGACGTCGAAGACGACGACGCGCCCGGTGAACTGGGCGAGTCGTGGGAAGTGGTGCGCGGCACCAGCGGCGTGACCGGCTTCGTCGGCACCGCCACGCGTCCCGTGCCCCTCTCCCCGGAGGAAGTGGAGCGCCTGCTCGCGTCGGTGGGCGTGGCCCGCCAGCCCGTGCAGGAAGAGGTCAGCGCGCCGCGCGTGAAGATCGACCTGAAGGCCGGCGACATGGTCCGCGTGACCAGCGGGCCCTTCGCGGACTTCAGCGGCGTGGTCAGCGAGGTGAACATTCCGCAGGCGAAGGTCAAGGTGCTGGTCAGCATCTTCGGCCGTGAAACGCCGGTGGAACTGGACTTCTCGCAGGTCAGCAAGTAA
- the secE gene encoding preprotein translocase subunit SecE, which yields MNLTQYLRDSRAELSRVSWPTRQQVIEGTQAVLIFVIGLTLIIFALDFLFGSAIKAVLS from the coding sequence ATGAACTTAACGCAGTACTTGCGGGACTCCCGTGCGGAACTCTCCCGCGTTTCGTGGCCCACGCGGCAGCAGGTCATCGAAGGCACGCAGGCTGTGCTGATCTTCGTGATCGGCCTGACCCTGATCATCTTCGCGCTTGACTTCCTGTTCGGCTCGGCGATCAAGGCGGTGCTCTCGTGA
- the rpmG gene encoding 50S ribosomal protein L33: MAKDGPRIIVKMESSAGTGFYYTTTKNRRNTQAKMELRKYDPVAKKHVVFKEKKV, translated from the coding sequence ATGGCGAAAGACGGCCCCCGCATCATCGTGAAAATGGAAAGCAGCGCCGGCACCGGCTTCTACTACACGACCACCAAGAACCGCCGCAACACGCAGGCCAAGATGGAACTGCGCAAGTACGACCCCGTGGCGAAAAAGCACGTGGTCTTCAAGGAGAAGAAGGTCTGA
- the tuf gene encoding elongation factor Tu, giving the protein MAKGTFERTKPHVNVGTIGHVDHGKTTLTAAITFTAAAADPTIETLAYDQIDKAPEEKARGITINTAHVEYQTPARHYSHVDCPGHADYVKNMITGAAQMDGAILVVSSADGPMPQTREHILLARQVGVPYIIVFMNKVDMVDDEELLELVEMEVRELLSKYEFPGDDLPVVKGSALQALEALQANPKMARGENQWVDKIWELLDALDSYIPTPERDTDKQFLMPVEDVFTITGRGTVATGRVERGIVKVQDEVEIIGLRDTKKTTVTGVEMHRKLLDSGMAGDNVGVLLRGVARDDVERGQVLAKPGSIKPHTKFEASVYILSKDEGGRHSAFFGGYRPQFYFRTTDVTGIVELAEGVEMVMPGDNVTFTVELIKPIAMEEGLRFAIREGGRTVGAGVVAKVLE; this is encoded by the coding sequence ATGGCTAAAGGAACGTTTGAGCGCACGAAGCCGCACGTGAACGTGGGGACCATCGGACACGTCGACCACGGGAAGACCACGCTGACCGCCGCGATCACCTTCACGGCCGCCGCCGCCGACCCCACCATCGAAACGCTGGCCTACGACCAGATCGACAAGGCGCCCGAAGAAAAAGCCCGCGGCATCACCATCAACACCGCGCACGTCGAATACCAGACCCCCGCGCGCCACTACAGCCACGTGGACTGCCCCGGCCACGCCGACTACGTCAAGAACATGATCACCGGCGCCGCGCAGATGGACGGCGCGATCCTGGTGGTGTCCAGCGCCGACGGCCCCATGCCCCAGACCCGCGAGCACATCCTGCTCGCCCGCCAGGTGGGCGTGCCCTACATCATCGTGTTCATGAACAAAGTGGACATGGTCGACGACGAAGAACTGCTCGAACTCGTCGAAATGGAAGTGCGCGAACTGCTCAGCAAGTACGAATTCCCCGGCGATGACCTGCCGGTCGTCAAGGGCAGCGCCCTGCAGGCCCTCGAAGCCCTGCAGGCCAACCCCAAAATGGCCCGCGGCGAAAACCAGTGGGTGGACAAGATCTGGGAACTGCTCGACGCGCTCGACAGCTACATCCCCACCCCCGAACGCGACACCGACAAGCAGTTCCTGATGCCCGTCGAAGACGTGTTCACCATCACCGGCCGCGGCACCGTGGCGACCGGCCGCGTGGAGCGCGGGATCGTCAAGGTGCAGGACGAAGTGGAAATCATCGGCCTGCGCGACACCAAGAAGACCACCGTGACCGGCGTGGAAATGCACCGCAAACTGCTGGACAGCGGCATGGCCGGCGACAACGTGGGCGTGCTGCTGCGCGGCGTGGCCCGTGACGACGTGGAGCGCGGTCAGGTGCTGGCCAAGCCCGGCAGCATCAAGCCGCACACCAAGTTCGAAGCCAGCGTGTACATCCTGAGCAAGGACGAAGGTGGCCGTCACAGCGCGTTCTTCGGTGGGTACCGCCCGCAGTTCTACTTCCGCACGACGGACGTGACGGGGATCGTGGAACTGGCCGAAGGCGTGGAAATGGTGATGCCCGGTGACAACGTGACCTTCACGGTGGAACTGATCAAGCCGATCGCCATGGAAGAAGGCCTGCGCTTCGCCATCCGCGAAGGGGGCCGCACCGTCGGCGCCGGCGTCGTCGCCAAAGTTCTCGAATAA
- a CDS encoding ABC transporter ATP-binding protein, translating to MDSFRTLLPYLRLHLRQYVIGIVAVIIANAANLLPAYFIRKTIDGLTGQTDARAATAGITLDQALLYAGGTVLAALVAGGFMLLMRRQIVVASRQMEYEIRRDIFAHLQTLDKNYYDRARTGDLMNRLTGDLGAVREMMGFGGWQVVNIVASFSTALTVMFSLSWKLTLIVLLLIPVIVGILGYMARLINARHKAAQEQNSLIAAKAQENFSGARVVKGYAIEDREIADYRAMNLELLRRNIALTKVDGPLRSFTTLLIGVAFAVVLWTGGRMVLGGDRTFTIGMLVQFLLMLGRLAWPMMMVGWITGVVQRGLASWVRLREMLDARPHVYDDPGRTDPTIKTLRGDITFQNVTLQYGRTPVLQDINLHVPAGTFLGLTGPTGSGKTVLTQLITRSMDPSSGVVKLDGHDIRFIPLQVLREHISVVPQEPFLFSDTIANNIGFGLNNAGLPPVPTGVSVVGLPMPPEIPQQPDPARVQRAAALAGLASDINDFPKGYDTMLGERGVTLSGGQRQRTAIARAIVRDPAILIMDDSLSAVDTETERKIIDGVREVAQGRTVILVAHRVSTLRHADHIVVLEDGRITEQGSHDDLLALGRHYAELERLQRLASDLDNDDGDVQPGRSPAENETVRAAATIATAQAGRDLPEPARPGVVQADLLPEPEQVTK from the coding sequence TTGGACAGTTTCCGCACGCTTCTCCCGTACCTCAGGCTGCACCTGAGGCAGTACGTGATCGGCATCGTCGCCGTGATTATCGCCAACGCCGCCAACCTGCTCCCGGCGTACTTCATCCGCAAGACCATCGACGGCCTCACCGGCCAGACCGACGCCCGGGCGGCCACGGCCGGCATCACGCTGGACCAGGCCCTGCTGTACGCGGGCGGCACCGTGCTGGCCGCCCTGGTCGCCGGGGGTTTCATGCTGCTGATGCGCCGGCAGATCGTCGTGGCGTCCCGGCAGATGGAGTACGAGATCCGGCGCGACATCTTTGCCCACCTGCAGACGCTGGACAAGAACTACTACGACCGCGCCCGCACCGGCGACCTGATGAACCGCCTGACCGGCGACCTGGGCGCCGTGCGCGAGATGATGGGCTTCGGCGGCTGGCAGGTCGTGAACATCGTCGCGTCGTTCAGCACGGCGCTGACCGTCATGTTCAGCCTCAGCTGGAAACTCACATTGATCGTGCTGCTGCTCATCCCGGTGATCGTGGGCATCCTGGGCTACATGGCGCGGCTCATCAACGCCCGCCACAAGGCCGCGCAGGAGCAGAACAGCCTGATCGCCGCCAAAGCCCAGGAGAACTTCAGCGGCGCGCGCGTCGTGAAGGGCTACGCCATCGAGGACCGCGAGATCGCCGACTACCGCGCCATGAACCTCGAGCTGCTGCGGCGCAACATCGCCCTGACCAAGGTGGACGGCCCGCTGCGGTCCTTCACCACCCTGCTGATCGGCGTGGCCTTCGCGGTGGTGCTGTGGACCGGCGGGCGCATGGTGCTGGGCGGCGACCGGACCTTCACGATCGGGATGCTGGTGCAGTTCCTGCTGATGCTCGGGCGCCTCGCCTGGCCGATGATGATGGTCGGCTGGATCACCGGCGTGGTGCAGCGCGGCCTGGCGTCCTGGGTGCGCCTGCGCGAGATGCTCGACGCCCGCCCGCACGTGTACGACGACCCCGGCCGCACCGACCCCACCATCAAGACCCTGCGCGGCGACATCACCTTCCAGAACGTGACCCTCCAGTACGGCCGCACGCCGGTGCTGCAGGACATCAACCTGCACGTGCCGGCCGGCACGTTCCTGGGCCTGACCGGCCCCACCGGCAGCGGCAAGACGGTCCTCACGCAGCTGATCACCCGCAGCATGGACCCCAGCAGCGGCGTGGTGAAGCTCGACGGGCACGACATCCGCTTCATTCCCCTGCAGGTGCTGCGCGAGCACATCAGCGTGGTGCCGCAGGAGCCCTTCCTGTTCAGTGACACCATCGCCAACAACATCGGCTTCGGGCTGAACAACGCCGGCCTGCCGCCTGTGCCCACCGGCGTGAGCGTCGTCGGGCTGCCCATGCCGCCCGAGATACCGCAGCAGCCCGACCCGGCCCGCGTGCAGCGCGCCGCCGCCCTGGCCGGGCTCGCCAGCGACATCAACGACTTCCCGAAAGGCTACGACACCATGCTCGGCGAGCGCGGCGTGACCCTCAGCGGCGGGCAGCGCCAGCGCACCGCCATCGCCCGCGCGATCGTCCGCGACCCCGCCATCCTGATCATGGACGACAGCCTCAGCGCCGTGGACACCGAGACCGAACGCAAGATCATCGACGGCGTGCGCGAGGTCGCGCAGGGCCGCACCGTGATTCTCGTGGCGCACCGCGTCAGCACCCTGCGGCACGCCGACCACATCGTCGTGCTGGAGGACGGCCGCATCACCGAGCAGGGCAGCCACGACGACCTGCTCGCCCTGGGCCGCCACTACGCCGAACTTGAACGCCTGCAGCGCCTCGCCAGTGACCTCGACAACGACGACGGTGACGTGCAGCCCGGCCGCAGCCCCGCCGAGAACGAGACCGTGCGCGCCGCCGCCACCATCGCCACCGCGCAGGCCGGCCGCGACCTGCCCGAACCGGCCCGGCCCGGCGTGGTCCAGGCCGACCTTCTCCCGGAACCCGAGCAGGTGACGAAATGA